One Halolamina litorea genomic window carries:
- a CDS encoding OB-fold domain-containing protein, which translates to MSDHDTETTDEPELTAHRYPDGSITYPGHPYGPGGEPPVDTVDLSEYTAEVVTWTTSTATPPGVRQPNHLAIVEFDVDGQPVRALGQLEYGNVEIGDAVEAFHVDELRDPEAGIREPASQEWDGFRFRPIE; encoded by the coding sequence ATGAGCGACCACGACACCGAGACGACCGACGAACCGGAACTGACCGCCCACCGCTACCCCGACGGCAGCATCACCTACCCGGGCCACCCCTACGGCCCTGGCGGGGAGCCACCCGTCGATACCGTCGACCTGAGCGAGTACACCGCCGAGGTCGTGACGTGGACCACGTCGACGGCGACGCCGCCGGGCGTCCGGCAGCCGAACCACCTCGCCATCGTCGAGTTCGACGTGGACGGCCAGCCGGTCCGCGCGCTCGGCCAACTCGAGTACGGAAACGTCGAGATCGGCGACGCCGTCGAGGCGTTCCACGTCGACGAACTCCGCGATCCGGAAGCGGGCATCCGCGAGCCGGCGAGTCAGGAGTGGGACGGCTTCCGCTTCCGCCCGATCGAGTAG